One window of the Chitinimonas sp. BJYL2 genome contains the following:
- a CDS encoding YIP1 family protein: MQLINAFTEPAKLFDELRQKPSFAVPLVLMIVMAVLVTYAYYARVDGEWMIEHMANAAGTPAEQKMIRDGMSVDMMKWPSLIAAPIVLVIMYLLSAVYYTLAGKVCGVEGRFSQWFSFSCWSTVPALLGLLIALIQVAIMPAQTLWSDVYLTHLDPLFGVLPLNHPWKGFMTSVDLLMVWSIGLGAVGWRQWSQGGWAQAIIVASLPSVVIFGIWATVVAVMN, translated from the coding sequence ATGCAGCTGATCAACGCGTTTACCGAACCCGCCAAGCTGTTTGACGAATTGCGCCAAAAGCCCAGTTTTGCCGTGCCGCTGGTACTGATGATCGTGATGGCCGTACTAGTCACCTACGCCTACTACGCCCGCGTGGATGGTGAATGGATGATCGAGCATATGGCCAACGCGGCCGGCACGCCCGCCGAACAGAAAATGATCCGCGACGGCATGTCGGTCGACATGATGAAATGGCCCTCGCTGATTGCGGCACCCATCGTGCTCGTGATCATGTACCTCCTCAGCGCCGTGTACTACACGCTTGCAGGCAAGGTTTGCGGCGTGGAAGGCCGCTTCTCGCAATGGTTCAGCTTTTCTTGCTGGTCCACCGTGCCTGCCCTGCTCGGGCTGCTTATCGCCCTGATCCAGGTGGCCATCATGCCGGCACAAACCCTGTGGTCGGATGTGTACCTGACCCACCTTGACCCGCTGTTTGGCGTGCTGCCGCTGAATCACCCCTGGAAAGGCTTCATGACATCGGTAGACCTGCTGATGGTCTGGAGTATTGGCCTGGGTGCTGTGGGCTGGCGCCAGTGGAGCCAGGGTGGCTGGGCACAAGCCATCATCGTGGCGAGCCTGCCTTCGGTGGTGATTTTTGGTATCTGGGCGACCGTCGTCGCCGTGATGAACTGA
- a CDS encoding efflux RND transporter periplasmic adaptor subunit, protein MRLNKKWLGLAAIALVIVVPFAVKSLNSGKGKPVDMSPVAQQEIRPTILASGTLAFRTEVALTAEVTAKVREVLVVEGQDVKAGDVLLRLDPQTYQNAIAREEAGLRQNTIAIERQRVALALRQKQFERNRKLFEAKMIDASKFDEERNQLQLAEVELKSSEEAARRASAVLAEAREQLRKTEVRAPISGRVVALPIKVGETAIPSTMSLAGAQLMTLADTGEIKAELKVDEGDIARVGVGQAVDLFAAAYPDTALKGKVEKIALAPTVENQARAYKVTVTLNPPADVKLRSGMSSRAEIFLSDGQKRVAVPVEAVLTDDKDSKQIKRYVILAKDGKAERVDVETGISDDRWQEITKGIKVGDMLVTGPGKTLRDLKTGDKVSQRPADDKKKDKSKDEAKA, encoded by the coding sequence ATGCGCCTGAACAAGAAATGGCTTGGCCTCGCCGCCATCGCCCTCGTCATCGTCGTACCCTTTGCAGTCAAAAGCCTCAACAGTGGCAAAGGCAAACCCGTGGACATGAGTCCGGTGGCCCAACAGGAAATCCGCCCCACCATTCTGGCCTCCGGTACGCTGGCCTTCCGCACCGAAGTGGCGCTGACGGCTGAAGTCACCGCCAAGGTACGCGAAGTCCTCGTTGTCGAAGGACAAGATGTGAAGGCTGGCGATGTGCTGCTGCGCCTTGATCCGCAAACCTACCAGAATGCGATTGCTCGCGAAGAAGCCGGCTTGCGCCAGAACACGATCGCCATCGAGCGCCAGCGCGTCGCCCTGGCCCTGCGCCAGAAGCAGTTCGAGCGAAATCGCAAGCTGTTTGAGGCCAAGATGATCGACGCCTCGAAGTTCGATGAAGAACGTAACCAGCTGCAACTCGCTGAAGTAGAACTGAAATCCAGCGAGGAAGCCGCGCGCCGGGCCAGTGCAGTGCTGGCCGAAGCGCGCGAACAACTACGCAAGACCGAGGTGCGCGCGCCCATCAGCGGCCGCGTCGTCGCCCTGCCGATCAAGGTGGGCGAAACCGCGATCCCGTCGACGATGAGCCTCGCCGGTGCGCAACTGATGACACTGGCCGATACCGGCGAGATCAAGGCCGAACTCAAGGTGGACGAAGGCGATATCGCCCGCGTCGGCGTAGGCCAGGCGGTTGATCTGTTTGCCGCTGCGTATCCCGATACCGCACTCAAGGGCAAGGTGGAGAAGATCGCCCTTGCACCTACGGTGGAAAACCAGGCGCGCGCCTACAAGGTGACCGTGACACTGAATCCCCCGGCGGATGTGAAGCTGCGCTCGGGCATGAGCTCGCGCGCGGAAATCTTCCTCAGCGATGGTCAGAAGCGCGTGGCGGTGCCGGTGGAGGCCGTGCTCACGGACGACAAGGACAGCAAGCAGATCAAGCGCTATGTGATTCTCGCCAAGGATGGCAAGGCCGAGCGCGTGGACGTGGAGACCGGCATCTCGGATGACCGCTGGCAGGAAATCACCAAGGGCATCAAGGTGGGCGACATGCTCGTCACCGGCCCAGGCAAGACGCTGCGTGATCTCAAGACCGGCGACAAGGTCTCGCAACGCCCGGCCGACGACAAGAAGAAGGACAAGTCCAAGGACGAGGCCAAGGCATGA
- a CDS encoding efflux RND transporter periplasmic adaptor subunit, with translation MNARLPRFSRRTLAISIGVALLVGTVAVTQTSRAAPEDKKKDKTPVVLELANSDVVKVMDVNLIQPLALSGTLTPVRQTVINAEVEGALAEVLVRPGDSVKAGQVLARFETSDLGNQLAMRQASFERSRAELQLAEKNRDRNANLIKQGFISSNAFDVSESSLSVAVAQHKADAAALGLARKAMNDSAVRAPISGIVAERKVEPGTRVGINQRLFSVVDLGEMEYEAAVPVSALASVKLGQDVTLTIDGFAQDALKGRVERIAPVADSASRMVSVYIRIKNPDHLLKGGMFARGQLAVARAEHAATLPFGAIRDMETSAPYVMAVENGKAVRKPVTLGILNDLSKEAAIRSGVTAGATVIIAKVENVKAGQQVKLPGATQPAKS, from the coding sequence ATGAACGCTCGCCTCCCCCGTTTCAGTCGTCGCACGCTTGCCATCAGCATCGGTGTGGCGCTACTGGTTGGCACCGTAGCGGTCACTCAGACCAGCCGCGCCGCACCCGAAGACAAAAAGAAGGACAAAACCCCGGTCGTGCTGGAGCTGGCCAACTCCGATGTCGTCAAGGTCATGGACGTGAATCTCATCCAGCCGCTGGCTTTGTCGGGCACGCTGACCCCGGTACGTCAGACCGTGATCAATGCCGAAGTGGAAGGCGCACTGGCTGAGGTGCTGGTTCGTCCCGGCGATTCCGTCAAGGCGGGTCAGGTGCTGGCGCGCTTCGAGACCAGCGATCTGGGTAACCAGCTTGCCATGCGCCAGGCCAGTTTCGAGCGCTCGCGCGCTGAACTGCAACTGGCCGAGAAAAACCGCGACCGCAATGCAAACCTGATTAAGCAAGGCTTCATTTCATCGAATGCCTTTGACGTGAGCGAAAGCTCGCTGTCAGTGGCCGTGGCACAGCACAAGGCGGATGCCGCGGCACTGGGTCTGGCACGCAAAGCCATGAACGACAGCGCCGTACGCGCGCCCATCAGCGGCATTGTGGCCGAGCGCAAAGTAGAGCCCGGCACACGCGTGGGCATCAATCAACGCCTGTTCAGCGTGGTGGACCTGGGCGAGATGGAGTACGAAGCGGCGGTGCCGGTGAGCGCGCTGGCTAGCGTCAAGCTTGGCCAGGATGTGACGCTGACCATCGACGGTTTTGCCCAGGATGCACTCAAGGGCCGGGTCGAACGCATCGCGCCGGTGGCCGATAGCGCCTCGCGCATGGTGTCGGTGTATATCCGGATCAAGAACCCTGATCACCTGCTCAAGGGGGGCATGTTTGCCCGTGGCCAGTTGGCTGTGGCACGTGCCGAGCATGCAGCGACGCTGCCTTTCGGTGCGATCCGCGATATGGAAACGAGCGCGCCTTATGTCATGGCGGTCGAGAATGGCAAGGCAGTACGCAAGCCCGTCACGCTTGGCATCCTCAATGACCTGAGCAAGGAAGCGGCGATCCGCAGCGGCGTGACGGCCGGCGCCACCGTGATCATCGCCAAGGTGGAAAACGTGAAGGCTGGCCAGCAGGTGAAGCTGCCCGGCGCCACGCAACCCGCCAAGTCCTGA
- a CDS encoding efflux RND transporter permease subunit, whose protein sequence is MWFTRISIKNPVLATMMMLALVVLGLFAYKQLPVEEMPDIKFPFVVVVTAYPGASPEIVENEISRPVEDKLVTLPGIKHVTSDSYNGQSVVVAEFELNTDNEKALRDVREMVDEAKVEFRNEILEPRIFQARNDDRPTISVALASDKLTPRQMTTLADQNIRREFQTIKGVGSATIVGGVERKVRVELNPERLRALGVGVDQVISTLRSENREVPIGNIEFDKTERVVQIKGRIRDADDFRHMVVARNNGQIITLGQVAKIEDGEDEMQSLSLVDGKRAISIDIRKIDGANTIEVTDAVKTAVDKLNEEYLSQGLKLQVVNDTSIGIRRSLSDVTHTLFEGALLTVLIVWLFLGSWRSTVITGLTLPVALIGTFFFLQAFGFTLNVMTMMALSLCIGLLIDDAIVVRENIVRHIEMGKGHYEAAMDGTAEIGLAVLATTLTIVAVFLPVGFMGGILGKFFYQFGIAVCASVLISMFVSFTLDPMLSSIWHDPHVHGMGHKGLLGKILDKFEKLQDRVADAYGRTIAWVLSENRIGVPKYVVIPLAVIGLPITLLALATRPRARAWLKSGFKGRPSWSHRFIVVLGGLASFVLALAIPATQMVQTEFIPKADVGRIFIDYRTPIGTALEYTEAKAHQVEAALREFKEIKELYTTVSSDSKHIAFVSIKLVDKDQRERGQEELVKLMRERIERVAGIEVRYVRGASGGGGDAPISIQVQGKDLEELKRIAENIAERLKTVPHLTDVQTSLRAAKPAVDIEVDREMAAKVGLSIGQIGSALRPLIAGDEITTWVGPDGENYDVILRLPKSNRRVAEDLADLPIASRDIDPRTGQQTMVPLGQVAQVKESGTSTLIKRRDQYRNVTITANVDGVPVGSVQADVKKVLDGIQMPPGYRQVQEGDAEFMKESAGYAAIAMGIGMMFIFLILASQFSSVFQPLAIMTSLPLSLLGVFLALWLWGSTLNLFSIIGVIMLMGLVTKNAILLIDFVNRLRAEGMDRFNAMIEAGRIRLRPILMTTFAMIGGMLPLALALGEGSEQRAPMAHAIIGGVISSTVLTLVVVPVVFTYLDDFSIWLLHFFKRGRHAAPVDHTIDLIEQPGTGR, encoded by the coding sequence ATGTGGTTTACCCGCATCAGTATCAAAAACCCGGTCCTCGCCACCATGATGATGCTGGCGCTGGTGGTGCTTGGGCTGTTTGCCTACAAGCAACTGCCGGTCGAGGAAATGCCGGACATCAAGTTCCCGTTCGTGGTGGTGGTTACCGCCTATCCGGGTGCCTCTCCCGAGATTGTCGAGAACGAAATCTCCCGCCCGGTCGAGGACAAGCTCGTCACCCTGCCTGGTATCAAGCATGTGACATCCGACTCGTACAACGGCCAGTCGGTCGTCGTGGCCGAGTTCGAGCTGAACACCGATAACGAGAAAGCCCTGCGCGATGTGCGCGAAATGGTGGATGAGGCCAAGGTCGAGTTCCGTAACGAAATTCTCGAGCCGCGCATTTTCCAGGCCCGCAACGATGATCGCCCGACCATCTCGGTAGCACTGGCCAGCGACAAGCTGACCCCGCGCCAGATGACCACCCTGGCAGATCAGAACATTCGTCGCGAGTTCCAGACCATCAAGGGCGTGGGCAGTGCCACCATCGTTGGCGGCGTTGAACGCAAGGTCCGCGTGGAACTGAACCCCGAGCGCCTGCGTGCACTGGGCGTCGGTGTGGATCAGGTCATCAGCACCTTGCGCAGTGAAAACCGCGAAGTACCCATCGGCAATATCGAGTTCGACAAGACCGAGCGCGTGGTGCAGATCAAGGGCCGCATCCGCGATGCCGACGATTTCCGCCACATGGTCGTCGCCCGCAACAACGGCCAGATCATCACCCTGGGCCAAGTCGCCAAGATCGAGGATGGCGAAGACGAGATGCAGTCGCTATCGCTCGTGGATGGCAAGCGCGCGATCTCGATTGATATCCGCAAAATTGATGGCGCCAATACGATTGAGGTCACCGATGCCGTCAAGACCGCCGTCGACAAGCTCAACGAGGAATACCTGAGCCAGGGCCTGAAACTGCAGGTCGTCAACGACACCTCCATCGGTATCCGTCGCTCGCTCAGCGATGTGACTCACACCCTGTTTGAAGGTGCGCTGCTCACCGTGCTGATCGTGTGGCTGTTCCTGGGTTCCTGGCGCTCCACCGTGATTACCGGCCTGACACTGCCGGTCGCACTGATCGGTACCTTCTTCTTCCTTCAGGCCTTCGGCTTCACGCTCAATGTGATGACGATGATGGCGCTATCGCTGTGTATCGGTCTCTTGATTGACGATGCCATCGTGGTGCGCGAGAACATCGTGCGCCATATCGAGATGGGCAAGGGCCACTATGAAGCCGCCATGGATGGCACAGCGGAAATCGGTCTGGCCGTGCTCGCCACCACCCTGACCATCGTGGCCGTGTTCCTGCCCGTGGGTTTCATGGGCGGCATCCTCGGCAAGTTCTTCTACCAGTTCGGTATCGCGGTCTGTGCCTCGGTGCTGATCTCGATGTTTGTGTCGTTCACCCTGGACCCGATGCTCAGTTCGATCTGGCACGACCCGCACGTCCACGGCATGGGCCACAAGGGCCTGCTGGGCAAAATTCTCGACAAGTTCGAGAAGCTGCAGGACCGCGTTGCCGATGCCTATGGCCGCACTATCGCCTGGGTACTCAGCGAGAACCGTATCGGCGTGCCCAAGTATGTGGTCATCCCGCTGGCCGTCATCGGCCTGCCGATCACGCTGCTGGCACTGGCTACACGGCCGCGTGCCCGTGCCTGGCTGAAGTCGGGCTTCAAGGGTCGTCCTAGCTGGTCGCATCGCTTCATCGTGGTGCTCGGCGGCCTCGCCTCCTTCGTGCTCGCGCTGGCCATCCCGGCCACGCAGATGGTGCAGACCGAGTTCATCCCCAAGGCGGACGTCGGCCGTATCTTCATCGATTACCGCACCCCCATCGGCACGGCGCTCGAGTACACCGAGGCCAAGGCCCATCAGGTGGAAGCGGCCCTGCGTGAGTTCAAGGAGATCAAGGAGCTCTACACCACGGTCAGTTCCGACAGCAAGCACATCGCTTTCGTCTCCATCAAGCTTGTGGACAAGGATCAGCGTGAGCGCGGCCAGGAAGAGCTGGTCAAGCTGATGCGTGAGCGGATCGAACGGGTTGCGGGTATTGAAGTCCGTTACGTTCGTGGCGCCAGCGGTGGTGGTGGCGATGCCCCCATCTCCATCCAGGTACAGGGTAAGGATCTCGAAGAACTCAAGCGCATTGCAGAGAACATCGCCGAGCGACTCAAGACCGTGCCGCACCTGACCGATGTGCAAACCAGCCTGCGTGCGGCCAAGCCAGCCGTGGACATCGAGGTAGACCGCGAAATGGCGGCCAAGGTGGGTCTCTCCATCGGCCAGATCGGCAGCGCCCTGCGCCCGCTGATTGCCGGTGACGAAATCACCACCTGGGTGGGACCCGATGGCGAGAACTACGACGTGATCCTGCGCCTGCCCAAGTCCAACCGCCGGGTGGCCGAAGATCTGGCTGACCTGCCGATTGCCAGCCGCGATATCGACCCGCGCACCGGCCAGCAAACCATGGTGCCGCTGGGCCAGGTGGCACAGGTGAAGGAGAGCGGCACATCCACGCTGATCAAGCGCCGTGACCAGTACCGTAACGTCACCATCACCGCCAATGTGGACGGCGTGCCTGTAGGTTCGGTGCAGGCTGATGTGAAGAAGGTGCTCGATGGCATCCAGATGCCACCGGGTTACCGGCAGGTGCAGGAAGGCGATGCCGAGTTCATGAAGGAATCGGCAGGCTATGCCGCCATCGCCATGGGCATCGGCATGATGTTCATCTTCCTGATCCTGGCCTCGCAGTTCAGCAGCGTGTTCCAGCCACTGGCCATCATGACCTCGCTGCCGCTCTCGCTGCTGGGTGTGTTCCTTGCCTTGTGGCTGTGGGGCAGCACGCTGAACCTGTTCTCCATCATCGGCGTGATCATGCTGATGGGTCTGGTCACCAAGAACGCGATCCTGCTGATCGACTTCGTCAACCGGCTGCGCGCCGAGGGCATGGACCGCTTCAACGCCATGATCGAAGCCGGCCGCATCCGCCTGCGTCCGATCCTGATGACCACCTTCGCCATGATCGGCGGCATGCTGCCGCTGGCCCTGGCGCTGGGCGAAGGCTCGGAACAACGTGCACCGATGGCCCACGCCATCATCGGCGGCGTGATCAGCTCCACCGTGCTGACGCTGGTGGTGGTGCCGGTGGTGTTCACCTATCTGGATGACTTCAGCATCTGGCTGCTGCACTTCTTCAAACGCGGCCGGCATGCCGCACCGGTGGATCACACGATCGATCTGATCGAACAGCCGGGTACGGGCCGTTAA
- a CDS encoding TetR/AcrR family transcriptional regulator produces MNRAANPSAQLDIHGARQQAIAALRTLSAGRSVADISYGEIASETGLPWQTVKRLLGPREAFAELLNGDGVQPVDTRDRILDAAARVFARKGFLAASLDEVAADTGLTKGAVYWHFKSKNELFFALLDSRFQQEFDQHLPEAMARDAAYTDPRDALKALLGGVVDRVEHDPDWPRLFLEFMGQAREPEIRERLARAYQDSWRLSAGLIAQQHQARGHTPPADPELMAVFWSALMDGLIMAWMINPERIKLDALMPRIVDMLWQGLNPAAPSATESPVSPASTRSKP; encoded by the coding sequence TTGAACCGCGCAGCCAACCCCTCCGCCCAGCTTGACATCCACGGTGCCCGCCAACAGGCCATCGCTGCACTGCGCACGCTCAGTGCAGGCCGATCTGTTGCCGACATCAGTTATGGCGAAATCGCCAGCGAAACCGGCCTGCCCTGGCAAACCGTGAAACGCCTGCTCGGTCCGCGGGAAGCGTTTGCGGAACTGCTCAATGGCGACGGCGTGCAACCCGTCGATACGCGAGACCGCATTCTCGATGCCGCGGCACGTGTGTTTGCCCGCAAGGGATTCCTTGCTGCATCGCTCGATGAGGTGGCCGCCGATACCGGGCTGACCAAGGGTGCGGTGTACTGGCACTTCAAGAGCAAGAACGAGTTGTTCTTTGCCCTGCTCGATAGCCGCTTCCAGCAAGAGTTCGATCAGCACCTGCCCGAAGCCATGGCACGTGATGCCGCCTACACCGACCCACGCGATGCCCTCAAGGCTTTGCTGGGCGGGGTGGTAGACCGTGTGGAGCACGACCCCGACTGGCCACGCCTGTTTCTGGAGTTCATGGGCCAGGCGCGGGAGCCGGAAATCCGCGAGCGTCTGGCACGCGCCTATCAGGACTCCTGGCGCCTCTCCGCCGGGCTGATTGCCCAGCAACACCAGGCCCGTGGCCATACGCCGCCGGCCGATCCCGAACTGATGGCCGTGTTCTGGAGCGCGCTGATGGACGGCCTGATCATGGCCTGGATGATCAACCCCGAACGCATCAAGCTCGATGCCCTCATGCCCCGCATCGTGGACATGCTCTGGCAAGGGCTCAATCCCGCCGCACCGTCGGCCACCGAATCCCCCGTATCCCCAGCTTCCACAAGGAGTAAGCCATGA
- a CDS encoding PAS domain S-box protein, which translates to MQADLYLSQRRHWLRSLVSTLLPLLVLALGASWWWWHHQQQVMHEELQARNERILLRVHQELSSTLLDGGADLMMLANDPTLAVTLGEPAERWAEHADHFLSLMRFKPVYDQIRLLDLQGKERLRVNLNRGDPYPVPAISLQDKRGHDYFRDAVNLSRGRIFLSSLDLNVERGRLERPLKPVIRFSTPVYDAAGVKRAVLVVNLLVTPALTRLEHSTRERGQLMLFDARGQWLLGGRIEDNFGIQAGTGRTLSERDPALWKLLQSSGAAGNLVLDQATWSYRQMAPRAPLTQGDKVLLRLPFVTPARQGDWYLVMHQDAEAMSKLKAPLVRTQIIVTAGAVMLACLAAMVIANMSVRRQGRRHRQAAFQALLAQAPVAVIMLDGQFDAQYSNDAWTELTGLSLELSQGVGWWSVLDHADRERLQASLHRFVQQAQAEPLDLQLRLPDGRRRWVSCLFSGVPDSGSAETGVVLSLADIQASKEHESRLAGALQLVNGVVTGSGDAILAVDNDWQVLLSNPALGQAFGMVFNDVPEVGESFLEWLAGHPADRNALQSSFGLALQGKPKQLRILLGAMRRVFDCSFAPLLDEAGRRTGAILFARDVTEMARIQTRVARSEELFRSVFAGSLDAVFVMEAVKDPADKIVDFLYIEANPEALSAVGRSREQFIGKLQSELFPTRRAEYFDRYIRAIETGMPFAEEVRHDHEGLAPGWYENRVVPMGWGVTLTSRNITSRKQSELALAASEALQRNIFDSSPYAIIAADADGLITLFNKAAERMLGYRAADVIGLHTPLLFHDNTELARYAMEVGEQLGMHVEPNAQVFALGLQGRQVEREWTYIRQDGSAFPVSLTMSPRLDAEGRVIGSMGIAYDISEQKQLEIERDRLEAVIENLPDIVRMTSLDGDVIYLNAAGRRLFQLAPDASLKGFTKRDGYTEWSYQLISNVGIPKALAEGSWQGETQWVSPDGRIIDMRQLIVAPRMQGKPPTFTAAVLHDLSEVRAMEAKMVEEDALLNSILESVQDAIVVINEAGKVELLNPAVADVFGYGLHKVMSQPASMLLPPPLAAQQRAAFERYIETGEQTGRVLGQRIEVLGQRRDGTSFPMELTVSEIHFGGKRVFTWVMRDISERKAFEEKLLQNIDELEAAQQALNAANEQLLDANVELGRMAQQDGLTGVANRRAFDTRLAAEWGREARSGEHLSLIMIDVDHFKKYNDGYGHQMGDECLRQVAAVLRESLSRPADFVARYGGEEFAIILPDTEGAGALEVAEHVRQRLAEAAIPHAHSTTAPHVTLSMGVATMRPLKGVKPETLIASADAALYRAKKEGRNRAVLAGEGPT; encoded by the coding sequence ATGCAGGCTGACCTTTACCTGTCCCAACGCCGTCACTGGCTGCGCAGCCTGGTGAGTACGCTGCTGCCTCTGCTCGTCCTCGCGCTGGGGGCCTCCTGGTGGTGGTGGCATCACCAACAGCAGGTCATGCACGAGGAACTGCAGGCACGTAATGAGCGGATACTGCTGCGGGTACATCAGGAATTGTCATCGACCCTGCTCGATGGCGGTGCCGACCTGATGATGCTGGCAAATGATCCAACGCTGGCCGTTACCCTCGGCGAACCCGCCGAGCGCTGGGCCGAGCACGCAGATCACTTTCTGAGCCTGATGCGCTTCAAGCCCGTCTACGACCAGATCCGGCTGCTGGATCTGCAGGGCAAGGAGCGCCTGCGCGTCAACCTCAATCGTGGCGACCCCTATCCGGTGCCGGCGATCAGCCTGCAGGACAAACGGGGACACGATTACTTCCGTGATGCCGTCAATCTCTCGCGGGGGCGAATATTCCTCTCGTCGCTGGACCTGAATGTCGAACGGGGACGTCTGGAGCGCCCACTCAAACCGGTGATCCGCTTCTCGACGCCGGTTTACGATGCGGCGGGCGTCAAACGGGCGGTGCTGGTAGTCAATCTGCTGGTTACTCCGGCACTCACCCGACTGGAGCACTCCACCCGCGAACGCGGGCAACTGATGCTGTTCGACGCCCGTGGTCAATGGTTGCTGGGCGGACGGATTGAAGACAACTTCGGTATCCAGGCGGGCACCGGTCGCACCTTGAGTGAGCGCGATCCCGCGTTGTGGAAGCTGCTGCAGTCATCCGGGGCGGCGGGCAATCTTGTGCTTGATCAGGCTACCTGGAGCTATCGCCAGATGGCACCGCGCGCGCCGCTCACGCAGGGCGACAAGGTCTTGCTGCGGCTGCCGTTCGTGACCCCGGCCAGGCAGGGGGACTGGTATCTGGTGATGCACCAGGATGCCGAAGCCATGAGCAAGCTCAAGGCGCCGCTGGTCCGTACCCAGATCATCGTCACGGCGGGCGCTGTCATGCTTGCCTGTCTGGCGGCCATGGTCATTGCCAATATGTCCGTACGCCGCCAGGGCCGGCGCCATCGCCAGGCGGCCTTCCAGGCACTGCTGGCCCAGGCACCAGTGGCGGTCATCATGCTGGATGGTCAGTTCGACGCGCAGTACAGCAACGATGCCTGGACCGAGCTTACCGGCCTGAGCCTGGAACTTTCACAGGGTGTCGGCTGGTGGTCGGTGCTGGACCATGCAGACCGCGAGCGCTTGCAGGCCAGTTTGCATCGCTTTGTCCAGCAAGCCCAGGCTGAGCCGCTGGATCTGCAGCTGCGTCTACCGGATGGGCGCCGTCGCTGGGTGAGTTGCCTGTTCTCTGGCGTGCCGGATAGCGGTTCGGCGGAAACCGGCGTGGTGCTGAGTCTGGCCGATATTCAGGCCAGCAAGGAACACGAATCGCGGCTGGCGGGTGCCTTGCAGTTGGTCAATGGCGTGGTGACCGGTAGTGGCGATGCGATTCTGGCGGTGGATAACGACTGGCAGGTGTTGTTGTCCAACCCCGCCTTGGGCCAGGCCTTCGGCATGGTGTTCAACGACGTGCCCGAAGTGGGCGAATCGTTCCTGGAGTGGCTGGCCGGCCACCCGGCTGATCGCAATGCCCTGCAATCGAGCTTTGGCTTGGCACTCCAAGGCAAGCCAAAGCAGCTACGCATTCTGCTTGGCGCAATGCGGCGGGTGTTCGATTGCTCCTTCGCCCCCTTGCTGGACGAGGCTGGCCGTCGCACGGGCGCTATCCTGTTTGCCCGGGATGTCACGGAAATGGCGCGTATCCAGACGCGCGTTGCACGCAGTGAGGAGCTGTTCCGCAGCGTCTTTGCGGGCAGTCTGGATGCTGTTTTCGTCATGGAAGCCGTGAAGGACCCGGCGGACAAGATTGTCGATTTCCTTTACATCGAGGCCAACCCCGAGGCTTTGTCCGCCGTGGGGCGCTCGCGCGAGCAGTTCATCGGCAAGCTTCAGTCCGAACTGTTTCCGACCCGTCGCGCCGAGTACTTCGACCGCTATATCAGGGCGATTGAAACCGGCATGCCGTTTGCCGAAGAAGTTCGCCACGATCATGAGGGCCTGGCACCGGGGTGGTATGAGAACCGCGTCGTTCCGATGGGCTGGGGGGTGACGCTCACCAGTCGCAACATCACCAGCCGCAAGCAATCGGAACTGGCTCTGGCAGCCAGCGAGGCCTTGCAGCGCAACATCTTCGACTCATCGCCCTACGCCATCATCGCGGCCGATGCCGATGGCCTGATCACACTGTTCAACAAGGCCGCTGAACGCATGCTCGGCTACCGTGCAGCGGATGTGATCGGCCTGCATACGCCCTTGCTGTTCCACGACAACACCGAACTGGCCCGCTATGCCATGGAAGTCGGGGAACAACTAGGCATGCACGTGGAGCCGAACGCACAGGTTTTTGCTCTGGGCCTGCAAGGGCGCCAGGTGGAACGCGAGTGGACCTACATCCGTCAGGATGGCAGTGCGTTTCCTGTGAGTCTCACCATGTCGCCACGGCTCGACGCCGAGGGCAGGGTGATCGGCTCCATGGGGATTGCCTACGATATCAGCGAGCAGAAACAACTGGAGATCGAGCGCGATCGACTGGAAGCGGTGATTGAGAACCTGCCCGATATCGTCCGCATGACCTCGCTGGATGGTGACGTGATCTACCTCAACGCCGCCGGTCGCCGGCTGTTCCAGCTGGCACCGGACGCATCCCTGAAGGGCTTCACCAAACGTGATGGCTATACCGAGTGGTCGTACCAGCTGATCAGCAATGTGGGTATTCCCAAGGCCCTGGCCGAAGGCAGCTGGCAGGGCGAAACCCAGTGGGTCTCGCCGGACGGCCGCATCATCGACATGCGCCAGCTGATCGTCGCACCGCGCATGCAGGGCAAACCGCCCACCTTTACCGCAGCCGTACTGCACGATCTTTCTGAAGTGCGCGCCATGGAAGCCAAGATGGTGGAAGAGGATGCGCTGCTCAACTCCATACTGGAGAGCGTGCAGGACGCGATCGTGGTGATCAACGAAGCCGGCAAAGTGGAACTGCTCAACCCCGCAGTGGCCGATGTATTCGGCTACGGCCTCCACAAGGTCATGAGCCAGCCCGCCTCCATGTTGTTGCCGCCGCCGCTGGCGGCACAGCAGCGTGCTGCCTTTGAGCGCTATATCGAGACAGGCGAGCAAACGGGCAGGGTGCTGGGTCAGCGCATTGAGGTACTGGGTCAGCGTCGCGATGGCACCAGCTTTCCCATGGAGCTCACCGTCAGCGAAATCCACTTTGGCGGCAAGCGCGTGTTTACCTGGGTCATGCGCGACATCTCCGAACGCAAGGCGTTTGAGGAGAAGCTGCTGCAGAACATCGATGAACTCGAAGCAGCCCAGCAGGCGCTCAATGCGGCCAATGAACAGTTGCTGGATGCGAATGTGGAGCTGGGCCGCATGGCGCAGCAGGATGGGTTGACCGGGGTGGCCAACCGGCGTGCGTTTGATACCCGTCTGGCCGCCGAGTGGGGACGTGAGGCACGTTCCGGCGAGCACCTGAGCCTGATCATGATCGACGTCGATCACTTCAAGAAATACAACGATGGCTATGGCCATCAGATGGGCGAC